In one window of Gudongella oleilytica DNA:
- a CDS encoding DUF1850 domain-containing protein produces MYNRVPRKGTDSISTFPLFFKILAAAAIIFLLFSSLYKMDYLTASDMRTGEILRSWKIRDGEFFTVKYTHSVQLTPVWETYEIQSGDIVLKETIFQSFGAGLPSTSPYDFEITEQGFRLYNIDMKITDLVYRVGAVRANHILIIREKEYPFLDFAEPTEGIKFKTQKMSLMNYLAKEGFR; encoded by the coding sequence GTGTACAATAGAGTCCCAAGGAAAGGTACTGATAGTATCAGTACCTTTCCACTATTCTTTAAAATACTTGCAGCAGCTGCAATCATATTTTTATTGTTTTCTTCCCTTTATAAGATGGACTATCTCACAGCCTCAGATATGAGGACCGGAGAAATACTCAGGTCCTGGAAGATAAGAGATGGGGAATTTTTTACTGTTAAGTACACACATTCCGTCCAGCTGACTCCAGTTTGGGAGACATATGAGATACAATCCGGGGACATTGTCCTAAAGGAAACAATTTTTCAATCCTTTGGGGCGGGTTTGCCCTCAACATCACCTTATGATTTCGAGATAACAGAGCAGGGGTTTAGATTGTACAACATTGACATGAAAATAACAGATCTTGTTTACAGGGTTGGTGCAGTGCGAGCAAACCATATATTAATAATTCGTGAAAAGGAATATCCGTTCCTTGATTTTGCAGAACCAACGGAAGGGATCAAATTTAAAACCCAAAAAATGTCATTAATGAATTATCTAGCAAAGGAGGGGTTTAGATGA
- a CDS encoding DsbA family oxidoreductase has translation MSKITIEFFHDVICSFCFPMSYRMRRLKEIMPDVEIVHRSFALVKEEKHFDLMFGSRAKAKDEILGHWEHANHNDDLHRFNIEGMRQSDFPFPTSMKALTACKAAYYVGGDQVYWDVLDALQYALFVQNRDVGSQDVIEEVVKETGIDFESWKLYFSDKNTLEEVEKDLSLADLYGIRSIPHLVINGRFRVSGAQSISNIVRSIEEVKQEMKLDPS, from the coding sequence ATGAGTAAAATTACTATAGAGTTTTTTCACGATGTGATTTGCAGTTTTTGTTTCCCCATGTCATACAGAATGAGAAGGCTTAAGGAAATAATGCCTGATGTGGAAATCGTTCATAGGTCCTTTGCACTGGTCAAAGAGGAGAAGCATTTTGACCTGATGTTTGGATCTAGAGCAAAGGCCAAGGATGAGATACTTGGTCATTGGGAGCATGCCAACCATAATGATGACCTTCACAGATTCAACATTGAGGGTATGCGACAATCAGATTTTCCATTCCCTACTTCGATGAAGGCGCTCACAGCTTGTAAAGCGGCGTATTATGTGGGGGGCGACCAAGTATACTGGGATGTATTAGATGCATTGCAGTACGCACTTTTTGTACAAAACCGGGACGTGGGATCACAGGATGTTATTGAGGAAGTAGTAAAGGAGACTGGAATTGATTTTGAGAGTTGGAAGCTTTATTTTTCAGATAAAAATACTTTGGAAGAAGTTGAAAAAGACCTCAGTTTAGCTGATCTATATGGTATTCGCAGCATTCCTCACCTGGTTATTAATGGAAGATTCAGGGTCAGTGGTGCACAGAGCATTTCAAATATTGTCCGTTCGATCGAGGAAGTTAAGCAGGAAATGAAGCTCGATCCTTCTTAA
- a CDS encoding TAXI family TRAP transporter solute-binding subunit: MNKKILSLMMVLVLTMTMLIGCAPEAPAETPAETPAETPAETPAPPVENVFVSIATGGTGGTYYPLGGAMAKIFNENIPGVTANAQSTGASVENVNLVAQGEAEVAFAQNDVTYYAWTGTESFAGKDKITNIRGMAMLYPEVTQVIATAESGIKNLADLAGKKVAVGAPGSGTEVNARQMLAEYGLDYTDLAKADYLSFNEAADQLKNKQIDAAFVTGAVPTSAVTEVTQTADIVVVAIDSDKIAALNAKYPFYAEVVIPANSYRGQTEDVVAAAVMAMLIVPEDLSEDLVYNMTKSMYEQRQVIIDTHARGNDIKLETALVGMPIDVHPGAQKYYDEMGIK; encoded by the coding sequence ATGAACAAAAAGATTTTATCTTTAATGATGGTTTTAGTACTTACTATGACTATGCTGATTGGATGCGCACCAGAGGCTCCAGCAGAAACACCTGCGGAAACACCGGCTGAGACTCCAGCAGAAACTCCTGCACCACCGGTTGAGAACGTTTTCGTATCGATCGCAACAGGCGGAACAGGCGGAACATATTACCCACTTGGCGGTGCAATGGCTAAGATATTCAACGAGAATATCCCAGGAGTTACTGCTAACGCTCAATCAACAGGAGCATCTGTTGAGAACGTAAACCTGGTCGCTCAAGGCGAAGCTGAAGTTGCCTTTGCACAAAATGACGTAACTTACTATGCTTGGACAGGAACCGAGAGTTTTGCAGGAAAAGACAAAATAACCAACATCAGAGGAATGGCAATGCTTTATCCAGAGGTTACTCAGGTAATAGCTACAGCTGAATCAGGAATCAAAAACCTTGCTGATCTGGCAGGCAAAAAAGTAGCTGTAGGAGCACCTGGATCAGGTACCGAGGTAAATGCAAGACAAATGCTTGCAGAATACGGCTTGGACTATACCGACCTTGCAAAGGCTGACTACCTATCCTTCAACGAAGCAGCTGATCAATTGAAGAACAAGCAAATCGATGCGGCATTCGTAACAGGTGCAGTCCCGACATCAGCAGTAACAGAGGTCACTCAAACGGCAGATATCGTAGTCGTAGCTATCGACTCCGACAAGATCGCAGCTTTGAATGCCAAATATCCATTCTATGCCGAGGTAGTAATACCTGCAAACAGCTACAGGGGACAAACAGAAGACGTAGTAGCAGCTGCTGTAATGGCAATGCTTATAGTTCCAGAAGACCTAAGTGAAGATTTGGTTTACAACATGACAAAGAGTATGTATGAGCAAAGACAGGTAATAATTGATACCCATGCAAGAGGAAATGACATTAAGCTCGAAACAGCACTTGTCGGTATGCCAATAGACGTTCACCCAGGAGCACAAAAATACTACGATGAGATGGGAATAAAGTAA
- the ltaE gene encoding low-specificity L-threonine aldolase translates to MRYIDLRSDTVTMPTDEMRKAMAAAPVGDDVYEDDPTIKRLEELAARMAGKEAALFVPSGTMGNQLAIMSHTSYGDEIIVGANSHIVVHEVGAAARLSGVSYAIVDNPDDRIYAKDIIRKIRTDDIHHPRTGLVCLENALANGTVVPLNIMKEVYETAKANGLPVHTDGARLFNAATALGVDASEVARYTDSIMFCLSKGLCAPVGSMLAGSGEFINRARKHRKLLGGGMRQAGILAAAGIIALEEMTKRLSSDHENAKYMMERLMEIPEISLKPENVQIDMVYFGIKKEDFDAADFTEYLLTNGVKINNDWPLEFRYVTHNDILRDDIDKVIGLMKDYFAK, encoded by the coding sequence ATGAGATACATCGACCTGAGAAGCGACACAGTAACAATGCCAACGGATGAAATGAGAAAAGCAATGGCAGCAGCTCCAGTCGGAGATGATGTGTACGAGGATGACCCTACGATAAAAAGGCTTGAGGAGCTTGCAGCAAGAATGGCGGGAAAGGAAGCAGCGCTGTTCGTACCCTCAGGAACAATGGGGAATCAGCTTGCAATCATGAGCCATACCTCCTATGGAGATGAGATCATAGTTGGAGCGAACTCTCATATCGTAGTCCATGAGGTAGGAGCGGCAGCAAGGCTTTCTGGAGTAAGCTATGCAATAGTGGATAACCCGGACGACAGGATCTATGCAAAGGATATAATAAGAAAAATCAGAACAGATGACATCCATCATCCAAGAACCGGTCTTGTGTGCCTGGAAAATGCTCTGGCCAATGGCACAGTTGTACCATTAAACATAATGAAGGAAGTTTATGAAACGGCTAAAGCCAACGGATTGCCGGTTCATACAGACGGAGCAAGGTTATTCAATGCTGCAACAGCACTTGGAGTAGATGCATCTGAGGTAGCGAGATATACAGATTCAATTATGTTCTGCCTGTCAAAAGGGCTCTGCGCTCCTGTAGGTTCAATGCTGGCAGGTTCAGGTGAGTTCATAAATAGAGCAAGAAAGCACAGGAAGCTCCTTGGGGGAGGAATGAGACAAGCTGGTATTCTTGCTGCGGCAGGGATAATTGCACTTGAGGAAATGACCAAAAGGCTGTCCTCAGACCACGAAAATGCAAAGTACATGATGGAACGACTGATGGAGATCCCTGAGATCAGTCTTAAGCCTGAGAATGTGCAGATAGACATGGTATATTTCGGAATAAAAAAAGAAGACTTCGATGCGGCAGACTTTACGGAGTACCTTTTAACAAATGGAGTAAAGATAAATAACGACTGGCCATTGGAATTCAGATATGTTACACACAACGACATATTAAGAGATGATATTGATAAGGTGATCGGGTTAATGAAGGATTATTTTGCAAAATGA
- a CDS encoding DUF302 domain-containing protein, producing the protein MELYLEKRTSKSFEEALVALRETLKERQFGVLWELNFRDKFAEKGFEYGKNHMILEVCNPKIAIEILNAKPDMAYFLPCKMMIRDDGDSVVVGMIKPEALVDIMGEDSIKEAALMVEKTLWSAIEAAV; encoded by the coding sequence ATGGAGCTATATTTGGAAAAGAGAACGAGCAAGTCCTTCGAGGAAGCACTGGTGGCTTTAAGAGAAACACTAAAGGAAAGGCAGTTCGGAGTATTATGGGAGCTAAACTTCAGGGATAAATTTGCAGAAAAAGGCTTTGAATACGGAAAGAACCACATGATCCTTGAGGTGTGCAATCCCAAGATTGCAATTGAGATCTTAAATGCCAAGCCGGATATGGCATATTTCTTGCCATGCAAGATGATGATCAGGGACGATGGAGACTCCGTCGTGGTCGGAATGATCAAGCCTGAGGCACTGGTAGACATAATGGGGGAAGATAGTATTAAAGAAGCAGCACTCATGGTCGAGAAAACCCTTTGGAGTGCGATAGAGGCCGCAGTATAG
- a CDS encoding aminotransferase class V-fold PLP-dependent enzyme, protein MDLSELDSVINQKTVLVAAGLASNGVGTINDAKKISMRTKEVGALFSLDAVQAVPHIYVDRDYYDADILFCSTYKFFGPHMGAAIIKKGLLESLKAYKLACATDDIPFKLELGTQNHEGIAGIEPAVEFIASFGKGKTRRERIISGYEVMEEYENFLADKLRSALKEIPEIKLYQAPEGVRKTPTVSFTIKGMNSGDAVRWIIENYSIFVAHGHFYASTLADVLGINENGGWIRAGFEPYNTEEEIDEFIKAVKELITK, encoded by the coding sequence CTGGACCTTTCAGAGCTGGATTCTGTAATCAACCAAAAGACTGTTCTCGTAGCCGCAGGCTTGGCTTCAAACGGTGTGGGAACTATCAACGATGCCAAGAAAATCAGCATGAGAACTAAGGAAGTAGGGGCATTATTCTCGCTTGATGCAGTACAGGCTGTTCCTCACATTTACGTCGACAGAGACTATTACGACGCTGACATTCTTTTCTGCTCGACCTATAAGTTCTTTGGACCCCATATGGGAGCAGCAATAATAAAGAAGGGGCTTCTCGAGTCCCTCAAGGCATACAAGCTTGCTTGCGCAACAGATGACATCCCTTTCAAATTGGAGCTAGGAACCCAAAACCATGAAGGTATAGCAGGGATAGAGCCTGCAGTTGAGTTCATTGCATCCTTTGGGAAGGGTAAGACAAGAAGGGAAAGGATCATATCAGGCTATGAGGTCATGGAAGAATATGAAAACTTCCTTGCAGATAAGCTTAGAAGTGCTCTTAAAGAGATTCCTGAAATAAAGCTATATCAAGCTCCTGAAGGGGTCAGAAAAACTCCGACCGTATCATTTACCATAAAAGGAATGAACTCAGGTGATGCAGTCAGATGGATTATTGAAAACTACTCGATATTCGTTGCCCACGGCCATTTCTATGCAAGTACATTGGCTGATGTACTCGGTATAAACGAAAACGGGGGCTGGATCAGAGCCGGTTTCGAGCCATACAATACAGAGGAAGAGATCGATGAATTCATAAAGGCAGTAAAAGAGCTAATAACTAAATAA
- a CDS encoding TRAP transporter permease yields MTDEKDIIQKEALDVDQLMEEFDKDTSKLRKLKGNVAKFGTVIAIAMASFHLYTAGFGTLLSYKQRSLHIIFAFILGLLLYPAGKKSSKEKPSILDFVLMGIGVVVFGYVFLFPEQLALKGGNATTMDLVFGILAILLTLEVTRRVVGPELPIVAIVFLAYAYFGPQMPGVLAHRGFSLTRIVSHMYMGLEGIMGIPLGVSATFVFLFILFGAFLEKTGVGKFFIDMAFGLTGHYKSGPAMTAVVASGFMGSISGSSVANTVTTGAFTIPLMKKTGYKPYFAGAVEAAASTGGQIMPPVMGAAAFIMAEFTGIPYLKIIIAAAIPAILYYFAVGTMVHLEASKLGLKGLPREQLPKVGKLMLSRGYLLIPLVTIVYFLVAGNTPTLAAFKAIVISLVIAIIATLVRKDKSFTFNDFLGALEAGAKGAVGVACACACAGMIVGVVTLTGLGLRIAELIVSAAGGNLLLTLFFTMIASIILGMGLPTTAKYIVLATMAVPALLKLDVNLMAAHLFILYFGVVADITPPVALAAYAGAGIAGANSMKTGFQAVKIALAAFIVPYIFAIDPRLIMVEEIVGSTVVFTPFVSALPVVVSAVIGILCLAAAVEGYLVKKTNIIERVLLAAAALMLLKPGLVTDAFGVVVLIGTYLFQKASLKKAQQA; encoded by the coding sequence ATGACTGATGAAAAAGACATAATCCAGAAAGAAGCATTGGATGTAGATCAACTGATGGAGGAGTTTGATAAGGATACTTCAAAGCTCAGAAAACTTAAGGGAAACGTAGCTAAATTCGGCACTGTTATTGCCATAGCCATGGCATCTTTCCATCTTTATACCGCAGGATTTGGCACCTTGCTATCCTACAAACAAAGGTCATTACATATAATTTTTGCATTTATCCTAGGTCTGCTTCTATATCCGGCAGGAAAGAAATCCAGCAAAGAAAAGCCTTCAATACTGGATTTTGTACTGATGGGAATTGGAGTCGTAGTATTCGGTTATGTGTTCTTGTTCCCGGAGCAGCTGGCTTTAAAAGGTGGTAACGCCACCACTATGGACCTTGTATTTGGGATTCTGGCAATACTTCTAACACTTGAGGTAACAAGAAGGGTAGTTGGGCCAGAGCTTCCAATAGTGGCTATAGTATTTTTAGCCTATGCATATTTTGGGCCTCAAATGCCTGGAGTTCTGGCGCATAGAGGCTTCTCCTTAACAAGGATCGTATCGCATATGTACATGGGACTTGAAGGTATAATGGGCATACCATTGGGAGTATCGGCAACCTTCGTATTCCTGTTCATTCTTTTCGGTGCTTTCCTTGAAAAAACAGGTGTAGGTAAATTCTTTATCGACATGGCCTTTGGCCTTACAGGACACTATAAGAGCGGCCCTGCGATGACTGCTGTAGTAGCATCAGGTTTTATGGGCTCGATCTCAGGAAGCTCAGTAGCTAATACAGTAACTACAGGGGCGTTTACAATACCACTTATGAAGAAAACAGGCTATAAGCCATACTTTGCCGGAGCAGTTGAAGCAGCAGCTTCAACTGGAGGACAAATCATGCCGCCCGTAATGGGTGCAGCAGCCTTTATAATGGCTGAATTTACTGGCATACCTTATCTTAAAATAATTATCGCAGCAGCAATACCTGCCATACTATACTATTTCGCTGTTGGAACAATGGTGCATCTTGAAGCATCAAAGCTTGGGCTTAAGGGCCTGCCAAGAGAGCAGCTCCCTAAGGTAGGAAAGCTTATGTTAAGCAGAGGATACCTGCTTATACCTCTTGTAACAATAGTCTACTTCCTGGTAGCAGGCAACACACCAACCTTGGCTGCATTCAAGGCTATAGTAATAAGTCTTGTAATAGCAATCATCGCAACACTTGTACGTAAAGACAAATCCTTTACCTTTAATGACTTCTTAGGAGCATTGGAAGCTGGGGCAAAAGGAGCTGTAGGAGTAGCCTGTGCCTGTGCCTGTGCAGGTATGATAGTAGGAGTTGTAACTCTAACAGGCTTGGGACTTAGAATAGCAGAGCTTATTGTTTCAGCGGCAGGAGGAAACCTGCTTTTGACACTATTTTTCACAATGATTGCATCGATCATCCTTGGAATGGGCCTACCTACAACAGCTAAGTACATAGTACTTGCGACAATGGCAGTACCTGCACTTCTTAAACTTGATGTAAACCTAATGGCAGCTCACCTGTTTATACTATACTTTGGGGTAGTTGCAGATATTACACCTCCAGTTGCACTTGCAGCATATGCAGGAGCTGGAATAGCGGGTGCGAATTCTATGAAGACAGGCTTTCAGGCGGTAAAGATAGCCTTAGCAGCTTTCATAGTCCCATATATATTCGCAATAGACCCTAGACTAATAATGGTTGAGGAAATTGTGGGCTCAACAGTTGTATTTACTCCTTTTGTAAGTGCATTGCCTGTTGTGGTATCAGCAGTAATTGGAATCCTCTGTCTTGCCGCAGCTGTAGAGGGTTATCTGGTCAAGAAAACAAATATTATTGAAAGGGTACTATTAGCTGCAGCAGCTCTAATGCTTCTTAAGCCAGGTCTTGTAACGGATGCATTTGGAGTAGTTGTTCTGATTGGAACGTATTTATTCCAGAAGGCCAGCCTAAAGAAAGCACAGCAAGCATAA
- a CDS encoding type IV toxin-antitoxin system AbiEi family antitoxin domain-containing protein gives MAVPNELKSVLKQNGGIVTTAQANKAGVSNERLRLLVNSGDLDRVSTGIYVLPDEFVDKMYIVQLRRPKVIYSHETALFLHELTDRDPINYMVTVPTGYNPTRLRENGLKVFTIKRELHEIGVTKLTTMFGNSITAYDMERTICDCLRSRNDLDIAVVTDAIKRYAKRKDKNLNKLMLMAEAFKVTKLLRSYMEVLL, from the coding sequence ATGGCTGTACCCAATGAACTTAAATCAGTCCTTAAGCAAAATGGTGGAATCGTTACTACCGCCCAAGCAAATAAAGCCGGTGTCTCAAACGAAAGATTGCGCCTGCTCGTCAATTCAGGTGATTTAGACCGTGTGTCTACTGGGATTTATGTTTTGCCTGATGAATTTGTTGACAAGATGTATATCGTACAACTACGGCGTCCGAAAGTCATCTATTCGCATGAAACAGCACTATTTCTGCACGAACTGACGGATCGTGATCCAATCAACTATATGGTTACAGTTCCAACAGGCTACAATCCAACACGGCTTCGAGAAAATGGTCTCAAAGTTTTTACAATTAAGCGCGAATTGCATGAAATTGGAGTGACAAAACTAACTACAATGTTTGGAAACTCTATTACAGCCTATGATATGGAACGCACAATTTGTGACTGTCTGAGAAGTCGGAACGATTTAGACATCGCAGTTGTCACAGATGCAATTAAGCGTTACGCCAAGCGTAAAGACAAAAATCTTAATAAACTCATGCTAATGGCAGAAGCATTCAAAGTTACCAAACTACTCAGAAGCTACATGGAGGTATTGTTATGA
- a CDS encoding nucleotidyl transferase AbiEii/AbiGii toxin family protein: MRTSTQLKALIRNLSKKSNVETEILLRNFMMECFLERISVSDYKHNFILKGGMLIAAMVGIDARTTMDMDATIKGQTLSKSELSEIIQDILTIQIEDGAEFSIRGIEEIREEADYPGYRVSIGAVFDKTRQMLKIDITTGDPVTPREMEYDYKLMFEDRTISIMAYNLETVLAEKLETIITRGVTNTRMRDFYDIYVLTNTQTFDVKIFKTALVNTAEKRGTTNQMSTETMNTIDFIMENDIMADLWEKYQKKYFYAADITWAMVINAVKNLAEGSALEKR, translated from the coding sequence ATGAGAACTTCCACGCAGTTAAAAGCCTTGATCAGAAACCTTTCGAAAAAATCGAATGTAGAGACTGAGATCCTGCTTCGCAACTTCATGATGGAGTGTTTCTTGGAACGTATTTCTGTTTCAGATTACAAACATAACTTTATTCTTAAAGGAGGCATGCTCATTGCTGCGATGGTTGGCATTGATGCGCGCACCACAATGGATATGGATGCAACAATCAAAGGGCAGACATTATCTAAGAGTGAACTATCAGAGATCATTCAGGACATCTTGACCATTCAGATTGAGGATGGAGCTGAATTTTCAATACGAGGGATTGAGGAGATACGCGAAGAAGCAGACTATCCAGGGTATCGTGTTTCAATCGGAGCCGTATTTGATAAAACTCGCCAAATGCTTAAGATTGACATCACAACCGGAGATCCTGTTACCCCAAGGGAAATGGAGTATGATTATAAGCTAATGTTTGAAGATAGAACAATCAGCATTATGGCATATAACTTGGAAACGGTTCTTGCCGAGAAGCTTGAGACGATCATTACCCGTGGCGTCACCAATACCCGAATGAGAGATTTTTATGATATATATGTCCTGACTAATACACAAACCTTCGACGTGAAAATTTTTAAGACAGCATTGGTCAATACAGCTGAAAAACGAGGTACTACCAATCAGATGTCAACTGAAACTATGAATACTATTGATTTCATAATGGAGAACGATATCATGGCTGATCTCTGGGAAAAATACCAAAAGAAATACTTCTATGCAGCTGATATTACTTGGGCAATGGTTATCAATGCAGTGAAAAACTTGGCTGAAGGGTCCGCTCTCGAAAAGCGGTAG
- a CDS encoding pyridoxamine 5'-phosphate oxidase family protein produces the protein MQNRMKLHMLSDQEIERLLTESQVGRIASVDPEGYPYVVPVHFVYLNERIYFHGLPKGQKLDCISKNPKVGFEVDEMLSLISQGIEEPCEINTEYNSVIVRGNAEILTDIEYKKEVLLKIVEKYTPQLSGKDIPENMVKGTAVIEITIEELTGKYYK, from the coding sequence ATGCAAAACAGAATGAAACTCCATATGCTGTCTGATCAGGAAATCGAAAGATTATTAACTGAAAGCCAGGTTGGAAGAATCGCTTCAGTCGATCCAGAAGGATATCCCTATGTGGTGCCTGTCCATTTCGTGTACCTCAACGAAAGAATTTACTTCCATGGACTGCCAAAGGGGCAGAAACTTGATTGCATCAGTAAAAATCCAAAGGTTGGGTTTGAAGTTGACGAAATGCTAAGCCTGATAAGCCAGGGAATAGAGGAACCATGTGAAATAAATACAGAATACAACAGCGTAATCGTCCGGGGAAATGCTGAAATTTTAACGGATATCGAGTATAAGAAGGAAGTGCTGCTTAAGATTGTGGAAAAGTATACTCCACAGCTTAGCGGGAAGGATATCCCTGAAAACATGGTAAAAGGAACAGCAGTAATCGAAATTACGATCGAGGAACTTACCGGGAAATACTATAAGTAG
- a CDS encoding aminotransferase class I/II-fold pyridoxal phosphate-dependent enzyme has protein sequence MILADFLVEQWLNPMDSKAEHNLGTSCVRAMTMDELFRVTNQDEDAFLEEMRTMSLHYHHGDSTGSPRIKKAVAGIYPRSNVSPDHVMMVHGGTGANDIVIMGLLEKGDNIVVVKPTYQQHYDIPKSIGIETRIVQLKEEDDYLLNMDTLRKTVDKNTKLIALSNPNNPTGATLYEEDLRELVEIAKSVDAYILCDEIYRGLDETYMSSILDYGYDKAISVSSMSKMFSMAGTRIGWIVTRDEAAYRNFENRRSYNTICCGIVDEVISSIALENYEKVWERSRNILLPNKEIVYNWVKTQPHLSLRGDAKGTTCLVRYDYNISSTELAVDAMEKAKILVCHGACFDEEPAFRIGYGGYTDQDKLRASLDAFSSYLKTLENR, from the coding sequence ATGATTTTAGCAGACTTTTTAGTTGAGCAGTGGCTTAATCCAATGGATTCAAAAGCGGAACACAATTTAGGTACAAGCTGTGTTAGGGCAATGACCATGGATGAGCTTTTCCGGGTAACGAACCAGGATGAGGATGCCTTTCTCGAAGAGATGAGGACTATGAGCCTTCACTACCACCATGGAGATTCCACAGGTTCTCCAAGGATAAAGAAAGCTGTTGCAGGCATCTACCCAAGGTCCAATGTTTCACCTGACCATGTCATGATGGTTCACGGAGGCACCGGAGCAAATGATATAGTCATTATGGGTCTTCTTGAAAAAGGTGACAACATTGTAGTCGTAAAGCCTACATATCAGCAGCACTACGATATCCCAAAATCAATCGGCATCGAAACAAGGATCGTCCAGCTTAAAGAGGAAGACGATTATTTGCTCAATATGGACACATTAAGAAAGACGGTTGATAAAAACACTAAGCTAATAGCACTTTCCAATCCCAATAACCCTACTGGAGCGACTCTATATGAGGAGGACCTTAGAGAACTGGTAGAAATAGCTAAGAGCGTAGATGCATACATACTCTGTGACGAGATCTATCGAGGTTTGGATGAGACATACATGTCATCAATACTAGACTATGGATATGATAAAGCCATAAGCGTAAGCAGTATGTCTAAGATGTTTTCAATGGCGGGGACTCGAATTGGCTGGATAGTGACAAGGGATGAAGCTGCCTACAGAAACTTTGAGAACAGGAGATCCTACAATACTATATGCTGCGGTATCGTTGATGAAGTGATATCATCGATCGCACTGGAGAATTATGAGAAAGTATGGGAAAGATCAAGAAACATTCTCCTGCCAAATAAAGAGATCGTATATAACTGGGTCAAAACTCAACCACATTTAAGTCTTCGCGGCGATGCTAAGGGGACAACCTGCCTAGTCCGTTACGATTACAATATTTCATCGACTGAATTGGCTGTTGATGCTATGGAAAAAGCGAAGATACTCGTATGCCATGGAGCCTGCTTCGATGAGGAGCCGGCATTTAGGATAGGCTATGGTGGATACACTGACCAGGATAAGCTAAGAGCCAGCTTGGATGCATTCAGCAGTTATCTAAAAACACTTGAGAATAGGTAA
- the tadA gene encoding tRNA adenosine(34) deaminase TadA → MDELFMKEAINIAKTSTYEVPVGAVIVYDGKIIGRGWNRRETEKDPTAHAEIMAIQEASRFLGGWRLVDCTMYVTLEPCAMCAGAIVNARLPRLVIGAMDPRFGCCGSNEDLVRHPRMNHRVELTTGVMEKECRLLLTEFFRELRKSGKPK, encoded by the coding sequence ATGGATGAGCTCTTTATGAAGGAAGCAATAAATATAGCAAAAACAAGCACCTACGAGGTTCCCGTAGGTGCTGTTATAGTTTATGACGGAAAAATAATAGGGCGGGGCTGGAACCGGAGAGAAACGGAAAAAGACCCAACAGCTCATGCGGAAATAATGGCCATACAGGAGGCAAGCAGATTCCTGGGAGGCTGGAGGCTCGTTGACTGTACCATGTATGTCACCCTTGAGCCATGTGCCATGTGCGCTGGAGCGATAGTAAACGCCAGACTCCCAAGGCTTGTAATAGGAGCAATGGATCCAAGGTTTGGATGCTGTGGATCCAATGAGGACCTTGTAAGACATCCAAGAATGAACCATAGAGTAGAGCTTACAACAGGGGTAATGGAGAAGGAGTGCAGGCTTCTCCTGACAGAGTTCTTCAGAGAGCTTAGAAAATCAGGGAAGCCAAAATAA